The DNA window tccccaaaaaggGGGCTCTGTCCCCCCCAGGGGGGCTCTGTGGCCACCCGCGCACTCGGGGTTCCCGTCCGCCCATGGGAAGCCCCTGGCAAGGGCTGAGGAGGGCGCGGGGCTGCTCGGGCCGCTGCCGTGGCCTCGCTCGATGCCAGGGCCCCCGATCTTACATTTTCCTGCCtgttttaacacttttttttaaggctCCTCAGAAGCGTTTACGCACAATAGTTTGTTCTGTGCTTGGCCAAATCTTTCTCTTTAATAAGTGGATAATCAAAAGGGTGAATCAGTAGGTaggtaataaataaaaaagccttgTGAGAGTAACCTGAAAGCACGCGAAATCCTAATTGTTAGGTGTAACGCGTTTCTGGCTCGTTCTTGGGTAGAAAAATGCTGCTGATAAACTCGGTGCAGAAAACCTGAAGGCCCGTGGAATATTTCTGTAAGTAATCAGTCGTGTATTTTGCTTGCTCTAGGAAGTGATTTTGTCATAGTTACAgttaaagaaaatgcttcaaATGGTGTTTTATagtgggggaagaagggaaattTTGAACAGTTTAAAGTTCTTGGAAGCCCTAGCTTTTCAGCTgggaacaggggaaaaaaaaaatcatgaggGAGGCGCGATGCGAGAGCCCCAGGAGCTGGTGGCAGAGGTTCTCGTGTCTGGGGCTGGAGTGATACTTGCTAATCCTGCAGTGAGTTGATTTTTAACGTGCAACTGCACGGTTATGTTAATATTAAAGAAGTTGATAAAGTGTAGTCGTGGAAACAATAAGCTCACCAAAGGTATTaaactcttgaaaaaaaaaatggggaggaaaGGTTGAGCTCTGACCATTTCCTTCCAATTCAAGTGAAATATAATTATaccacagttaaaaaaaaaaaatcactaatgcTCAGATGAGTGGTATACCAGCAGCACCCTTTCTGAAATCACATAAAACCAGACAGGACTTATTTCACTCCTCTTTCACTGGTTTCCCCCCGAAAGAAATTAATTCGAGCTGTGTGGATTTTATCAGCCTTCCTTGTCGATGACCGCCTTGTCCTACACAATAGTGGATTTTTTCCATCCATTTGCCAGTGATTCAATCTACCCCCCCTGCTGGGTTTACTGCATTCTTCTAACTTATTGGATAACTAGATGCTGAGAGATAACATTCCTGAAATTCGGGGGTGGggagataaaaaaaaacagTAGAAGTCCTATCCCTGGGAAGCCTTTGGAGAGGGTTAAATGAAGTGCACAAGCAATTGTGGCAGGGCTCTCCCCGTACAGTACGTGGACAGAGCTGGCCGCCCGGGGAGGTTTCCTTGGGGAGAAACCCCGCGATTTCAGACCGTCCATGTCCGTGATAAGTGCTCGGGGACAGGCAGCGCGGGTTTGGGTAAATGCGGTGCTCTGATTGCAGGCGCTTGGTGCTTCGAGGCTGGGGAGAGGATGTAGCTAGAAACCAAGATGAGGAGCTTCAGAGAAGCTGTTGGGTTTGTTAAGAAACAGTAAATTGCTCCTGTATTATTCCAGCTACTACGCAATAATTAAGCATCCTGCTTCTACTGACTGtatctttaaaatgctttttgagGTAGGGGAAGCTGTTGTACTCGCTCTTTCTGAGGTAGAAGGGAAAATAAGGCATAACTCTTCCCTACAAAATATTGAATTTATTTGGAGTCCTGAGCTAGTGCCTTACTGTCAGCCCCGAGGAACTGGAACTAAGCTGTGTGGCAGCGAGAGCGGGCAGGGCAAGGGCAGCGCTGccaccctgcctgctgctgcccaatGCAGCTGCCTTCAGCTCGCTGGAGTTTCTCTGAGGTGGCAACTGGTGCTTGCGACCAGAAGAGTCACCCCTGGAGCTACTCAGAACTGTGAAAATGAGGGGCATGGGCTGTGCTGGAGTTTGGAAAAGGGGGCTTTGAATTTAGCGTGGTCTTATCGttggaaaagtggaaaaataagaaagcgCTGTCAATGGGAGGGAGATAAATGGTCAGATGCTTTGAAGCAGTTAAAGTTTGAGGGCTTGTCTAGACGTAGTTATCCTGGAATATCTGCTTGGGGGTGGCAGCAGTCGTTTCACGCAGACATTTCTAATCCACTTGAAACATTTTGCACGGCCACTGTGGAGGTGCAAACTGCAGCGTGAAATGCGTGTGCTCAtggaggagaggctgtggaagTGAAGAGCTTTGTGCTTTCTCATGTAACACCTATGGTTATTTTGCAACACGGGGAAACTGTATAGTTGGGCCTGGGAgatgggactgttaaaggatTTGTAAGAGAGGTTTTGCTGTTTTAGCCTATTCTGTGAAATACCTGCTGGATGGAAATAGAAAAGTAGTCAGGTAAAGACCTCTGGAGTCAGTGTACAGAGTAGTTATAGAGGCTTCTTGTctgttgggggttttggtttggggttttttgtttgtttttctcccaaCACCAGTGCTTGCTTTCCCATTATATCTGCTCAGAGTCTTGCAGAGGTGGGTTTAAAACCATCTATTCTTGACCTCGGTTGACTCTTTATTGACCAAGTTCTGAATCATGTACTTTCTGTAGGTGTCTGCAGACTAGATTTCTCTGTATATTTTTCCGTAGAGTTAAATCAACTTCAGAGGCATCAATTTAATAATATTTGGGGTGGGAAATGTATGCTAGAACTATGCTTTTATCTTGTTTCCTTCACTTGTGGAAGTTGTTTGGgctaaaggggggggggggaaagtatTTCATTCTCCCTGTTTAGATATGAGGGATCCAAACAGTTTTGATCGTAGCTGTGCCAAGAACACCTTTCCTCCCTGTTCAAGGACTTGTAACCCTGATGTGTACATGATTAACAGAATTAGGTACATATAGATTTGCAGTTTTTGCTTTGCAGGCCATAGCATATCAGGCCCctgatatttgcattttttaattgaccaagttgctttggttttgttttttaaatcgCGTGCACTTTCCATCACTCGTGTTAAACAGTTGAAGTTTGATTTGTTTAATACCCTTGTTAACCTAACAAATGCCAAGGTCTGCAATGTCCTCCCTTACAGAGCTTTTCCGCTACCCTGAAACAGTAAGTCAACATGCTGGAGTTGTTGCTTGGAcatgcttcccctccaccccgcCATGTACAGGATATACACATGTATCAGATGTGTGGTTCAGTTAcacctttaaaatgaaagccaCAAATAGCTCCTGTGCTTGCAGAGCCTTCGGTTCCCCTTGTAAGATGGTGTGGGCTAGTAACATGGAACCGGCGCTGAGCCCCGACGTGAGTTACCGGAGATGTAAGACCTGAGCAGAGGAGATCTCGTAATACAAATTCTCCATTTTGGTGGAGCTCCGCAGCGAGCCCCGCTGCGGGGGTGGGAGCGACGTGCTTGGCTCCTGCACCCTCGGCACCCATCAGAATTGGACCCAATAATGGGAGCTTCAGGACGCTTCACCTGTAACACGTCTGCAGTCCTTCCCACTCCCCCTCCGCTGCGTGAGCCTCAAGTTTTACCTCTCAGCGCTCCCGCCTCCTGTGCACTCGCCCGCCTCGAGCTGGGTGCGAGTTTGTTGTTTGAAGGATGGCTAGACTGAGCAAAAACATCCTGTTTTGGTGTACAATTTCTCTTAACCTCTCTCCCCATTCTGATATTTCcctgaattatattttttttttggtccgTGTGCAGTTTCTGCTCAGTGTAATCTGTGGGGCACTGatggagggagggcaggagtgGACTTGCAGACcagctttgctttccctccccctcccaaaaaGCGGGTGAGTGGCGGATGCAGCTAAACAGGGTGTCCCGAGCGGGTCTGAAATGACTTTGCGTTTTGCAAGCAGGACTTGTTGCATCGCTCTAATAATCATCAGTATCGATGTAGGCTCATACCTACATGTGGGGCTCTGTAAGGTAATCGTCTCTTCTTTACTACTGTGGCTTTTTAGAGGTTGTTTTTTACGTGAGCGTgcttttgaagtatttaaaagctaATACTGGACTTACTTTTGCTTTTGTCAGCCCTCTTTGGTAGTAATTACTTCCATAACGGCAGAGTGAATGTCGTTTAATAGATCGGCGTACAGTTAAGAACTGCTCTGAAGGTCTTGCATTAACAACCTTGTATGAATTTCTGTGAGGTGGTTAGCTAAGGATTACAGACTGAAGGACAAACGCAAAATAAGTTCATGTGACGTTTCAATGTTACGGTGCCTTCTCTGTCTTCCTTGAGTCGTGTTCCTGTCGTTAAAGCTATTTTGCGGGTGCTAGCTGCCTTGCTGCACTGTCTCTACCTGTACAAAGGGATTTGCGATAAACCTCTTTCCACCAAGCCTTGTGAGATTccttttatattgcttttattgAGAACGGAACTAAGATGCAGATTTCTTTGGGGCTGCAAATGACttagcagcaaaacaaagagcagGAGTTCAGATCAATCTGCAAACTTGATTCCAGTGTCTTGTGTCTTTAACTTGCAATTCGGGTGAAGTCAGTGATCTTAAGAATAGGAAATACTCGGTCTAAATCTAGCTGTTAATAATGtgactttcttttattttaagggaGTCCACAAGACGTCCCAGGTGACGGAGATGGTGAAATGAGTTCCAAAAGGTGCCGCACGGAGGAAACTAAAATCTGTGAGAAATGCTGTGCAGAATTCTTTGATATCTCTGAATTCCTTGAGCATAAGAAAAATTGCACTAAAAATCCACCTGTTCTAATCATGAATGACAGTGAGGGAACAGTACCCCCTGAAAGCTTCTCCGAAGCTTCTCTAGGGAGCTTTCCAAGTGATCGAATGGATAGCAGGACACGCAAGGACACTCAGGCAAAGGGCTGCACTGGTTCtatggaaaagagagaaggaaaagcgGATGCTGAGTCGGTAGGAGGAATGTACCTTAAAATAGAACCCCCCGTCCCGCCTGCGGCTCCTGGGCTAAGCTATCTACCAAAATCCAAAGTACCAAACACTAATGTGACTTTGCAGACGATACGTGGCACTAAAGTGGCTGTGAACCAGCGGACCTCCGATGCCATCTCTTCGTCAGCAGCCAGTTTTAATGCTATCCCCATGATCCTGGAGCAGCTCGTgtgcttgcagcagcagcagctccagcaaatTCAGTTGACGGAGCAAATTCGCATTCAGATTGCCATGATGGCTCCCCATGCCCTGCATCCCTCTATAGCAGCTGCTACTGACCCGCTGAAAGCTCTGGGTGCTCACATGTCTCAGCAGCTGTCGGCTGCTGTTGCTTTAATCGGACAAAAAGCTGGAAGCCAGAGCCTATCACTGGAATCCTTGAAGCAAGGAAAACTACCTCATTCTAACACTGGCGTTGCGGCCACCGGCTCGCTGGCTGCTGGgctttccccctccttccccttgaAGCCGGAGGCAAGCAGAAGCCTCCCCGGCTCCATTTCTCGGTTCCCAAACCCTTTACTACCTCAGTCCTCCAACTCCGTCATCTTCCAAAATCCGCTTTCGGCCGTTTCTTCTGTAATAGATTCCTcaaagaaggggaagggaaaaccTCCCAACATTAGCGTGTCTGAAAGCAAACCAAATGCGGAAGAGCCGTTCTTCAAACACAAGTGTAAGTTCTGCGGGAAGGTCTTTGGCAACGACAGTGCCCTGCAGATTCACCTCCGTTCCCACACCGGTGAAAGACCCTACAAGTGTAACATCTGTGGTAACCGCTTTACAACCAAAGGAAACCTTAAAGTGCATTTTCAGCGtcacaaagaaaaatacccCCACATAAAGATGAATCCCTACCCGGTTCCTGAGCACCTGGACAATGTTCCCACTAGCACTGGAATCCCGTACGGGATGTCTGTGCCGCTGGATGAGTCTAACCTAGTTGTGGACAGCAAACCTCCCCTAACAACCCTGCCTACCTCTGCGGCCACCAGTGCACCTCAGACAGTCTCCAGCCTAGCAGGCGTCAAGGAGTCTCTGCCTGGTACGTTCTCGAGTGACCTGCAGTCAAGGCCTTCTCCAGAAAGCGAGGGTagctcttcctcctcaggggcgGTCGGTCACGAATCGGGAACAGAGCAGAGCTTGAGTTCACCACAAGCTGCCTGCAGCGTGAGCATCTTCCATGTAAGTGGGTCAAATGAGCAAGGCTCAGAGACATCGAAGCTTCAGCAGCTGGTTGAAAATATCGACAAATCCACTGCTGACCCCAACGAGTGCCTGATCTGTCACCGAGTGCTGAGCTGCCAGAGTTCACTCAAAATGCATTATCGTACTCACACCGGAGAGAGGCCATTCAAGTGTAAAATCTGTGGCCGCGCCTTCTCCACTAAAGGGAACCTTAAAACTCATTATGGCGTCCACCGGGCCAATACTCCTTTGAAGATGCAACATTCGTGTCCTATTTGCCAGAAGAAGTTTACAAACGCAGTTGTGTTGCAGCAGCACATCCGCATGCATATGGGGGGACAAATACCCAATACACCAATGCCGGAAAACGCCTGCGACAGTGCTGACGTGGATCCTGCTGTGGCTGAGAAGAACGGAGACGTCAGTCGCCCAGATGAGACCGTGGAAAGCATAGAGATGGAAGAGGACCTGGAGTCTCAGGACGGCCCTAGGAGCTCTTCAAAACCTCCTACTCCGTACGATGCACAATCAGAATCGCCAGCCACAGCAGCCAGCTTCTCTGGTATTGCAGCACTGGAGAATCAAATGAAGATCGTCAACTCCGCTTTGAACTTGCAGCGGCAAAGCAGCTTGAAGTCTAGTGACAATGGCTCGGCAGAAAGTGATGGCATGACAAATGATTCGTCTTCTGTGGCAGGAGATCCAGATTATCAGAACGGCAGGAGTCCTGCTGCCTCCGAGTCTGCATCGCTCCAGGCTCTGTCTCCGGCCAACAGCCAAGCTGAGAGCGTAAGGTCAAAGTCACCTAGCTTCAACAATCAAGAAGATACCGGCACGGGAAATAAATCAGAGGGTCCTGAGAACACTTCTGCAGAAATGGAAGGGGTCATTGGTGCTTTGGATTTAACTTACGGCAACATTGGTCGAAAGGTCATTAAAGAAGAACCTGGGTTACACTTTGCAAATGGAGAATATGGTGAGTAACGTGAAATGGTGGCAGTAACGTGGGGTGGGGCGGTAGGGCTGGAGGAAACTTTTCTCCAAAAGGACCAACAGGAGTCAAACCTCCTCAGCTTTCcactcttccttccttccttccttccttccttccttccttccttccttccttccttcctgtgcCCTGTCCCGCCCTGCAACTCTCTGAGACACGTCCGCGTTTCATGGAAAAACAGCTTAACCCAAGAACGTGGCAttaaaactctctttttttgtgaggtttttgAGCTCTTTAGTATTGAGGCTGATGTTGATCTAAATTTGATCAGAAAGCGATAATTTCTGACTGCTAAGCTCACCAGCAAAAATAGGGATGAACTGATTTACCTCAGAGCATCCTAGCGAGCGTAAGAGCAGCCCCACTGTGACTCTGGAGGGCTCTGCAGGGATGCTCTTCGGGCACGTGCAGCTCCGAAGGCAGGGCCTCTGGTGTCTTAGCCAGATTGAAGCTTGGAAGCAGAAGGAGGTCGGGATAAACGttatctttgctttccttccaggTCGAAGTAGTATTCCAGCTGCTTTTGTTAGAGCCCCACCAGCCCTCATAAAAATGGAGATGCCCGGTGAGCGTCCCATTAGCACTAGCCATTTCATCGGCCCACCAGCTCTCTCTCCTGGTGTTGCCCCCCTCCTCGTGCCACGACCGAAATTCTGCCGTCCCGCCAAACAGCACATCTGCAGTACGTGTGGGAAGAACTTCTCCTCTGCCAGCGCCCTTCAGATCCACGAACGGACCCATACTGGTGAAAAGCCATTTGCCTGCACCATCTGTGGGAGAGCCTTTACAACAAAAGGAAACCTGAAGGTAAGTCGTATCTTTTGTTGTCACCTCCTTTGTCAGGGAAAGTCGTACCAGAGAGGGAGAGATTGTGAATATTTACCCTGCCTTTGGGGGGACAGCTGGGATTTTCTTTTAGTTCCTCAACTGGTTATCTGTGACTCCTGTCTCTCCTTCCTGAGTTCCCTCACACAACTTGCTAAGCAGTGTACTCAGCTCACCCGCAGAAGCCTTTGCTGCTGTCCCTGACTTTCCTTTCTGGATGGTAGGGAAGGCTTAGCCCTTGCTAAGCagattgctttattttccttgggaTTTTGATGTGTCCAGACAAACGTTTCCTAGACTGAATGCTACAAAATGCCTACGGAATACATGCATTGCATTGCACTGCTTGAAACGCCGTGCAGGACGAGGAGGGATAAAACTGAGGATAATCCTGAGATGGCCCAAAGCGCTTGGGGATTGTCTCCAAGCACTTGCTGGAGAAGTGCTGCGAGTCTGTCCTGACTGTCAGGTGAATCCTTTTGCCCAGCAAGGGACTCGCAGCTCCCTCGCTCGCACGGAGGCTTCTCACTTCCCATGGGAACCTCCTCAAGCTCTTCAGCCCTCGTTCAGTCCTTCAGCGCAGAAACGGGGATGGGCAGGGACAATACCCTGCAGTTTGTGAACAGTCGCTGACTGGAAGCACCAGCACTATGTTTGTGGTGTGGAAGATTTTACCTTAGGCGTAACCTCTCTTCCAAATTCCTTGCTGAGTTTTTTGCATTAACTAGTCCTTTTTTCAATGtaatctgctcagcaataatgtggcttttatttttttgggagGCGAGGGGCGCCTTTGCCAACATCGCTTACAGTAAGTGTAAACCACAGACCTACCAGCACTTCAGCAGGAAACTCTTAGAGAGCCGTGGTGATGTCGGGCAGTAGAATGACTGTATCTTGCGCGTGCCAGGAAGAGAATGGAGACAAGAACTAGGCAGCTTAAATACTTACCTGAATGCAAACGGAGCATACATGACTTGTTTTGAGCAACTCGGCTGTAAGCAAAGTAGAACTCGGGTTACCGTAAGAGAACTGTGGTACTAACGAGTCTCTCTACTCTTTCCCCCCTCTCTGAAAGGTCCACGTAGGAACTCACATGTGGAATAACTCTGCCAGGCGGGGAAGGCGGCTTTCGATTGATAACCCCATGGCTCTGCTGGGGAATGATCCCAAGAAGGTATCTGAAATGTTCCCAAAGGATATAATGCCTCCTTCCGTGAGCATTGACCCCACAGTATGGAATCAGTATGCGGCGGTACTCAGCAATGGCATAGCAATGAAGACTAACGAGATCTCAGTGATCCAGAGCGGTGGCTTACCTACCCTTCCAGTCACCATTGGGGGCGGTTCGGCAATAAATACTGCTACGGTCTCCAAAATAGATGGGACCCAGTCTGGGACTGGCTCTGATACAGAGAAGGCCAGTGGTGCTGCTGCAGACAACGTGCCAAAACACCAGTTCCCTCACTTCATGGAGGAGAACAAAATTGCTGTTAGTTAAAAACTCTAGCGAAGTTGACGTACAGAaagaacaaatatatatatacacaaacatatatttttaagagattCCACTTCAGCCTCCTATTTTCCTATTGACGTGCAAATGATTTTATGGTTGTCTTTGTAAGAGTTGCCCAGAGTACAATCATGATATTGCTTTGCAAATAGTAAATAATAAAGAATAGGATTTCCTTCTATTTGGAAAGATGCGGGTCTTGCAAAGTAGTTCTTACGTGTGACTTTAATGTGTACAGCCTTACAGAAGTTTCTGCAACTTGAAATTCCAAAGGTTAGAATATTTACCTCTTTGTTTAGAGTGAAATACTTGGGGGTCTTGAATAGAGTGGAAACAACCTACTGTTGATGGAAAAGCTTCTATTTACTGATGAGAAATGAAAACTATTAATGCGGGTAAATATCCTAGAATGTCTGCCACCCTCTTAGAAATagtttttctgtttggatttttggCTCTGTGTGATTTCTGAATGTACTTTTTACTATAGTGGCTATAAaaactacaatttttttttaaattccttttttgccTCAGAAGTTCTATGAAAAGAAAGTTGCTGTTTTTCGTTAATCACTGCTCCTAAGGAATTAATTCTCTGTATTATTGACTGCTGCTTATTTAATACTACTACTAGGACAGTCCTTCAAGTGTAGTGCCAAAACTCCTACTTCCAAAGATGTGCAGTTTTTCCtagatgttttatttcaatacCGAGAGCCCCAAACAAGCATGGGTGGGTatgtatatacttttttttttttttttttcctctcttgaaaGGGAAGACTTGCCTTGGGAAGTCAGGTCTAAAAGCTCTGCAAGGAATCTCAGGTGACTGTTGCAATTAGGCATGGGAACTGGTTTCCTTAGCAagagacttttttatttttatttttttcatttgggtaATTTAGAAGATCAGTCTGTGTAAACCTGTATTTAAATATGAAGTATTCATGCTTAGGTTAaatgttttgtgggtttttggatGGCATTCCTACTCTGGTCATTAAGTTTCTTGGTGGTCTGTGAACTGGCATTCTACCAAAACGGTAATTAATGATCCACGTGTGTTGTATGAAGGTTGCTGGGATAGTCATCTGGATTCTAAGTTATCTacctcattttttccttttgtagttgtagtgtctatttttctattaatgACCACTGTAATGAACTGAGATTCGAGCAGATGCTTCCATGCACTATCTGAAACCAAAACCTGATGTATTAGTGGAAGCACCTGAAGACTTACTGGACTGACCTTTCGCTATTCCTCTCGCGTCTGCTGGAACTGCGTGTGTAATGGGATCTCAACCAGACTGGAAGGTGAGCATTTGGTATGGAAGGACTGAACGACGGAAAGAAGTCTAGTTGTTGACCACAGGAAATCTTCAAGTCCGGTCTCCGTTGTGGAAGGCCCCAAAAATGCAGATTACCAAAAGTTTGTGTAATGTTGTTGCACCTGATTCTTGCTTATGATCGCTGTATGCCGAGTTGTGCCTTTCCTGCTGGACTTGTAAGAACATACCAGTACCTGTTTACACTGTAAAATGGATATTGTTACATAGACCATGCAAAAGGCATCCCAATTGTCAAGTTTCTGCATTGTGAATGTATGACTTTTAAGAACTCTGTAGTTTTGAGTATCTACTGATGCGTTTCTGTTGACATTTTGAGAATAAATTTTGGGATGGCTTTTTCACACTTGGTGCTTACGTTTTTCTGGCAAAGCGTTTTGTCTCCTGACGAGCGAGTTCACTAAGCAGCATGCTGTCTCACTCCAGTGGCTCTTTAAATCCACGATCCTAGGTTGTGCACCAGTTTGTTccttaaaacaacaaaaactagGGAGCAGCGGAGGAGG is part of the Grus americana isolate bGruAme1 chromosome 17, bGruAme1.mat, whole genome shotgun sequence genome and encodes:
- the SALL4 gene encoding sal-like protein 4 isoform X2, encoding MSRRKQAKPQHINSEEQPPDAASGSPQDVPGDGDGEMSSKRCRTEETKICEKCCAEFFDISEFLEHKKNCTKNPPVLIMNDSEGTVPPESFSEASLGSFPSDRMDSRTRKDTQAKGCTGSMEKREGKADAESVGGMYLKIEPPVPPAAPGLSYLPKSKVPNTNVTLQTIRGTKVAVNQRTSDAISSSAASFNAIPMILEQLVCLQQQQLQQIQLTEQIRIQIAMMAPHALHPSIAAATDPLKALGAHMSQQLSAAVALIGQKAGSQSLSLESLKQGKLPHSNTGVAATGSLAAGLSPSFPLKPEASRSLPGSISRFPNPLLPQSSNSVIFQNPLSAVSSVIDSSKKGKGKPPNISVSESKPNAEEPFFKHKCKFCGKVFGNDSALQIHLRSHTGERPYKCNICGNRFTTKGNLKVHFQRHKEKYPHIKMNPYPVPEHLDNVPTSTGIPYGMSVPLDESNLVVDSKPPLTTLPTSAATSAPQTVSSLAGVKESLPGTFSSDLQSRPSPESEGSSSSSGAVGHESGTEQSLSSPQAACSVSIFHVSGSNEQGSETSKLQQLVENIDKSTADPNECLICHRVLSCQSSLKMHYRTHTGERPFKCKICGRAFSTKGNLKTHYGVHRANTPLKMQHSCPICQKKFTNAVVLQQHIRMHMGGQIPNTPMPENACDSADVDPAVAEKNGDVSRPDETVESIEMEEDLESQDGPRSSSKPPTPYDAQSESPATAASFSGIAALENQMKIVNSALNLQRQSSLKSSDNGSAESDGMTNDSSSVAGDPDYQNGRSPAASESASLQALSPANSQAESVRSKSPSFNNQEDTGTGNKSEGPENTSAEMEGVIGALDLTYGNIGRKVIKEEPGLHFANGEYGRSSIPAAFVRAPPALIKMEMPGERPISTSHFIGPPALSPGVAPLLVPRPKFCRPAKQHICSTCGKNFSSASALQIHERTHTGEKPFACTICGRAFTTKGNLKVHVGTHMWNNSARRGRRLSIDNPMALLGNDPKKVSEMFPKDIMPPSVSIDPTVWNQYAAVLSNGIAMKTNEISVIQSGGLPTLPVTIGGGSAINTATVSKIDGTQSGTGSDTEKASGAAADNVPKHQFPHFMEENKIAVS
- the SALL4 gene encoding sal-like protein 4 isoform X1, with amino-acid sequence MQLTLAAGFVPFSSGLKHCTSVKCGPGPPPVQLRAAPVGQDRPPRSLRRRAGSPQDVPGDGDGEMSSKRCRTEETKICEKCCAEFFDISEFLEHKKNCTKNPPVLIMNDSEGTVPPESFSEASLGSFPSDRMDSRTRKDTQAKGCTGSMEKREGKADAESVGGMYLKIEPPVPPAAPGLSYLPKSKVPNTNVTLQTIRGTKVAVNQRTSDAISSSAASFNAIPMILEQLVCLQQQQLQQIQLTEQIRIQIAMMAPHALHPSIAAATDPLKALGAHMSQQLSAAVALIGQKAGSQSLSLESLKQGKLPHSNTGVAATGSLAAGLSPSFPLKPEASRSLPGSISRFPNPLLPQSSNSVIFQNPLSAVSSVIDSSKKGKGKPPNISVSESKPNAEEPFFKHKCKFCGKVFGNDSALQIHLRSHTGERPYKCNICGNRFTTKGNLKVHFQRHKEKYPHIKMNPYPVPEHLDNVPTSTGIPYGMSVPLDESNLVVDSKPPLTTLPTSAATSAPQTVSSLAGVKESLPGTFSSDLQSRPSPESEGSSSSSGAVGHESGTEQSLSSPQAACSVSIFHVSGSNEQGSETSKLQQLVENIDKSTADPNECLICHRVLSCQSSLKMHYRTHTGERPFKCKICGRAFSTKGNLKTHYGVHRANTPLKMQHSCPICQKKFTNAVVLQQHIRMHMGGQIPNTPMPENACDSADVDPAVAEKNGDVSRPDETVESIEMEEDLESQDGPRSSSKPPTPYDAQSESPATAASFSGIAALENQMKIVNSALNLQRQSSLKSSDNGSAESDGMTNDSSSVAGDPDYQNGRSPAASESASLQALSPANSQAESVRSKSPSFNNQEDTGTGNKSEGPENTSAEMEGVIGALDLTYGNIGRKVIKEEPGLHFANGEYGRSSIPAAFVRAPPALIKMEMPGERPISTSHFIGPPALSPGVAPLLVPRPKFCRPAKQHICSTCGKNFSSASALQIHERTHTGEKPFACTICGRAFTTKGNLKVHVGTHMWNNSARRGRRLSIDNPMALLGNDPKKVSEMFPKDIMPPSVSIDPTVWNQYAAVLSNGIAMKTNEISVIQSGGLPTLPVTIGGGSAINTATVSKIDGTQSGTGSDTEKASGAAADNVPKHQFPHFMEENKIAVS
- the SALL4 gene encoding sal-like protein 4 isoform X3; protein product: MSSKRCRTEETKICEKCCAEFFDISEFLEHKKNCTKNPPVLIMNDSEGTVPPESFSEASLGSFPSDRMDSRTRKDTQAKGCTGSMEKREGKADAESVGGMYLKIEPPVPPAAPGLSYLPKSKVPNTNVTLQTIRGTKVAVNQRTSDAISSSAASFNAIPMILEQLVCLQQQQLQQIQLTEQIRIQIAMMAPHALHPSIAAATDPLKALGAHMSQQLSAAVALIGQKAGSQSLSLESLKQGKLPHSNTGVAATGSLAAGLSPSFPLKPEASRSLPGSISRFPNPLLPQSSNSVIFQNPLSAVSSVIDSSKKGKGKPPNISVSESKPNAEEPFFKHKCKFCGKVFGNDSALQIHLRSHTGERPYKCNICGNRFTTKGNLKVHFQRHKEKYPHIKMNPYPVPEHLDNVPTSTGIPYGMSVPLDESNLVVDSKPPLTTLPTSAATSAPQTVSSLAGVKESLPGTFSSDLQSRPSPESEGSSSSSGAVGHESGTEQSLSSPQAACSVSIFHVSGSNEQGSETSKLQQLVENIDKSTADPNECLICHRVLSCQSSLKMHYRTHTGERPFKCKICGRAFSTKGNLKTHYGVHRANTPLKMQHSCPICQKKFTNAVVLQQHIRMHMGGQIPNTPMPENACDSADVDPAVAEKNGDVSRPDETVESIEMEEDLESQDGPRSSSKPPTPYDAQSESPATAASFSGIAALENQMKIVNSALNLQRQSSLKSSDNGSAESDGMTNDSSSVAGDPDYQNGRSPAASESASLQALSPANSQAESVRSKSPSFNNQEDTGTGNKSEGPENTSAEMEGVIGALDLTYGNIGRKVIKEEPGLHFANGEYGRSSIPAAFVRAPPALIKMEMPGERPISTSHFIGPPALSPGVAPLLVPRPKFCRPAKQHICSTCGKNFSSASALQIHERTHTGEKPFACTICGRAFTTKGNLKVHVGTHMWNNSARRGRRLSIDNPMALLGNDPKKVSEMFPKDIMPPSVSIDPTVWNQYAAVLSNGIAMKTNEISVIQSGGLPTLPVTIGGGSAINTATVSKIDGTQSGTGSDTEKASGAAADNVPKHQFPHFMEENKIAVS